Sequence from the Amaranthus tricolor cultivar Red isolate AtriRed21 chromosome 1, ASM2621246v1, whole genome shotgun sequence genome:
AACTAGGGACAAAACATACACAATAaatcatatttatttatttatttttattatttttgtaagtaATTAACTAAAGTACAGTAATATAAACTAACGCAAACTAATACTGTATTAAAATTCCTTCAATCCTGTATGATCGCGCAATTTACACATGTCCATCTCCACTCTCCAATCTTGCCAACGACCATATGTTAACTGAAGATTAAACAGTTACGAAAATTAGGATTTTAGGAATAGTTTTCTGTATATTTAAGGAGTAAAAAACCATTCTTCATTATATATATGAACACTAGCTCCTATtctaggaaactaaatattctatacattaattaattaagataaTTTAGAATAATCTAGAATAATCTATGAAATATATACTTTCCCACGTTAGCAAATTAAGAAACTCAATCATAATTAGGTAAGAAAAGAGCTAGTAAACCTGCaaaacacgaacttcatctcCTTCCGCTCCAACTCTCAAGCTCGAAATGGTCTTCTTTAATGGCGGTTTTTCCTCTTCCTCCTCGCTCTCCACTGAACTTGCCGAAGAAAAACCAACAGAAGAATCCACACTTGCTATATCTAACTCCGAATTCGACTTACTAATAAAAGAATCCGAAATCTGATTAAATTTCTTATCTTGCAAAAACGCCGCTATTTTACTTAGGGTTACctcaaaatcagcatcaaaaTCACCAGAATTGCTTCGAGTTGTGCGAATACTATCTAATTCTGACTGTAAATGCTGAATTTGAAGAGATAATTCAGAAATTTGACGTAAAAGAGATTGTCGTTCGTTATTCCAACGATCTTCTTCACGAAGCCATCGTTGTTCTTCGCGAAGCCATCGTTTTTCTTCACGAAGCCATCGTTGTTCTTCTGATTCAAAATCGTAATTGCTAGGCTTTGGTGAAGCTTGACATGCGCATCTTCTTCGACGATTATGTAGAGAAAAGACAGAAGAATTTGCACAGGAAATGTGAAATCTTCTTTGATTGTGATGATGATTGTAGCAACGAGAATTGTAGGTGATAGTGTAAAGATTGCTGGAGAATATTGCCGCCATTTTTGTTGCTTATGGTGCTATTTTTGCTGGAGTATAACCGTATTATACCGATTGGGTTTGGTATTCCAATTAAAATATCTGTGGACTCTGTTGTCAATTTCTCTTTATGAGAGattttttccttaaaatattgtttgattgtcaACTTGGTGAGTGTAAAGCAAATTTAATACTATAAAATTTcgtattaaatttattaacgttcacatgaataattttattaacaactTTAAACACTAAAATCATTCCAATAGTGTGTACTTATATCATATATCTATCAAAACTTTTTGGtcttcatattaaaaataaaatttatattttttcatgatAGTTTTTAAGGCGCTATCACTCTTACACTGCTTCAGAAACAACCTTATTTAGACAATGTATTTTCctctaaatattattaaatttttaaagatctaaattaaataattgtgacaaacaaaaaaacttgCTCATTTAGAGTAATAAGAAAGATGGAAATTGAGCTTGTCAAAATTAaaagaggaattgtaaaatttgaGTTTTACAATGTAAAAAAAGATAgagaaaaaaagaatttaaagtAGCAAAAGCTTGCAATTTGAGACACAACACAAGTATAGTAAAGATGATAAATAAAAAGTTGTTATATAAAAGGAatttaaaacaaagaaaacaaattgaaaaaaaaataatgaaataggATATCCTCTGTTAATCCACTGTTCACATCCTTTTCCATCAGCCTCTTCATCCCTTCTCAGTAAGTCtcatttctctctcctctttcaattcaaccatttcaaatcaaacaaaattttcttcatcaatttcttTGATTCTTTGATTCTATTTGATACAAggtaattaatttgattaacaTATTCATCAATTTCTCAGCCTTTTGctatttttatttggttttggtAATTGGGTTTTGGTTGAGTTTtgtaaaagattttttttttttttttttttgggaatttttaGAAGCTGGGTGTTGATTTAAATTGTTGTGTCTTTCAATTGGATGTTTATGAGATTTTTTTGTTGGCATTTTGGAGATCTCAATGTGTATTTCCATCTTACTGTGCCTTAACTGGAACCTTTTTTTCGTTTATAAAATTAGGATTTTGAGATTCTTGATTGATTGGAAAATAATACCGAAGTTGGATCTACTAATCTTCCTCctgattttttttgataaatcaaCACTTGAGGTTGTTGAATTCAAAAATTCTTtgcatgtttttctttttcttttttaattgggTTCTTCTTGTTTTAACTGGGTTTCTCTTGTTTGACATAGAAAGCAAACTTCCATGGTCTTTCTCTGCAAGAGgcaaaaacaatttaacaagATCTATAAGAGGGTTTGAGATTAGTGCAAATGCTATTGAAGCTGCTAAAACTATTGAGGTTGAAGTTGctaaaacaatttaacaaactTCCATGGGATATACCTTGAATCGGCCCAAAGAGTTTTTTTTACATCTTTACAACGTGGGAAATATCGGTTCGTTTTTTTCTTCAGAAACCTTTACAATGCAGTTGATTGCTAAGAAATCATAATCTCAATGAGTCTCGCTTAAAGTAGAATTTGAGGAGGGTAAGAAAGAAAGTTCTAAATTAATACCCTCATCAAGAGGAGATCGCGAACTAAAAGGAGCATTACAGAACAAAGTTGAAACTTTAAAATTAGAGACTTACTTATTCTTGATGAGAGATATACTGTAAGCAGGATTCTTTTAATTGttctatttcattatatttcATATAATGTGTTATACGCTTATTCCATCAATGGAGCTGATTGATTGCAAATTATATACTCTTGTATTAGAAGTCACTTATGTGCTATATCTGAGGGTTAGTCTTGGCAATTAACTTGTCCCCCTTGCTTCCTGTTCTATGGTATGCTGTAATGTGCGCAAGCAATGATCTACTTTGTTTTTTCTGGTTTAGGAACCTTCCGAAGTACACAGTGACTGATGGACATTGATAGTGATCAGCTTGGGATCCCAGATGCTGAATATGATGCAATCATTCGAATGCCAATTAGTTCTGGAATTCGATAATATATGTTCAAGTCTTTCCTCAATTGGTAATACTGGTGAGATGATTAATTGATTGCTTAATACTGCATTCAACTAATGATCATTTTGAGGGTTCTTTACAAAGCATTATGATCATATTTGTGTTTTTGTTGGATTGTAATATTGAAAATGGAAAATGCAATAACAATGAAAGATTTTGTATTCTCCGAATGATTCTCTGACTTGAATTATGTTATTGTTGCGGTTACTACTCCGTTTCTCTACCAAAGGTGACACAGTCTCATGGGGTTAAGACTAACTCTCTACCACTAAATATTTTGGCAATCGTTAATTTTGTATGTGTATGGCAAGTCTTTGTGAAATAACTCcgagaagaaaaaagaaggcATTAAGAGACCCTCCTGGCCCAACCCTAGACACTCTAAGATCCTTTTTCAAACCTGCTCCCATTTCGGTTCGCTCAAAAATGATCAATATTAGGGATTTAAAGTCTCATGGTATGAATTGTGTGTTTTATGATCTGTGTAATAAGAGGACATTCATTTTGTCTATTACTCTATTCATTAACTAGAGTCTTTATAATCATCCTCACTCTTGTTGTAGCTAGCGTTGAGTTACTGTATGCAGCGACCCTTATGAGGTCCTTTTACACATTTCCAAATAAACCTTCAGGTTTGGATGTTGCACTAACCTCTTTAATGAGTCATAATAGGCATTGACTTTGACATTggacataatatttttttgatttatcaaTCCATGTTCCAGTGTATTTAAACGAGTTTTTAGCCCTCTTGATCCTCAACCATGTCTACCGAGTTTCATGAATACATTATCACATGTATTGACATCATTTTGTGCTCACGGAGATACCTTATGGATATATAGAGAGTTTGACAATAATTTGTTGGAGTTCAAAGTTACTTGGAATATTTTGTACCAAGCTTCGGTCGGCCAAAGCCATGTGTAATACAAGAGTTGGGCTGTTTTGAAGCATGATCGAATTGATGGACAAAAGTATTGTCTTTGTCTATTACATCGATTAGATTAATTGGTTGATTGACCCGTTAAGTTAAATTCTTTGTTGATCTTTAATCAAGATGCGGGAGCTACGATTGAGATTCAACTTTGTGTTAATGAATGAAGTTAAaaccttgttaattattcatcaagATGCGGGAGTTGCGGTTGTAATTAATTTGATCTTAATAGTTAATCAATTgtttatcattttaaattatccTTTAATTGAAGGTCCATATGAATTCAATTCATATATGGTAGTGGGAATTTTCTTTTAGCAAGTGTCTTTAATTCTTAGAATTATATGATATGTTTTAGCAATTGTCTTTTTATCtgcttgaattttttttttttaaatgaactaaaattttcatatcataTTGTCTTTAACCTAATTTAACAAAGCCATCACAATTGTACCCCCTGATGTATAATTAGTAATGATgtataattagtctattgtgTTGTGTGCGTTGCCGATTAAGGTGCTTTATAACAAGTATGGGTATCATATTACACAATCATTggtgattttacttgatgaataGTCACCATTTGATAATGATTATCATTTGTCAATGTACATGCGATTTTAGTTGGACAACAACTTGGTATGTATACATTTAAatcataataaacaataaatttatacAATACAATATGATTAAGGTTAATTACTTCTCTTTAAGctaaaatttcaactttaaaatgattttttaggGGTTCGCATGCGTAGCATGCGGCCCCACAGCTAATGATTATAATACTCTAATGAAAGTAGATATAATTATAAAACTTGtgaattaaaaattcaaaattatgatCTAAAGATACAGGTTAAAACAACGGTTTGAAATgttttaaattcatttatacATAAACGGGTTAAACAAGGTTAAAAAGGATTAACCTAATCTATTATAATTTGGATAACAATTACTCTCTCATATTCACATTAAATGAGTCATTTACTTTTTAGACGTTATTCATCTATTACTCTTAAAATTGtatttaataataatcaataaattaaaatataatgaagtgaaatcttatttaatttgtcttaatataaagtttattaatcttaatattttttttagctatacataattaagtatattaagaattaaataaatacaTCGAATAAAATGTGTAAAGTAGATAAGATACTTAATATGAATAAAAGAGGGTATAATTTTCAACCAAATcaactaaataaattaaattcatattatgtagtgtttggaacaagtatttcatttcaaattattgatttcaattataaaatcataaatgaagaatttgtgaatgacaagatttgggtagtcattctcatattctcaactttaactactttaaaaacaatggtgtaatttgatccaaattcaaattttaaaatttttaatttgcaaaacaataaatttgagtcaattctaaattttcaaatgaaatcgtTGTTCCGAACATGGCATTAAAAGATTTT
This genomic interval carries:
- the LOC130801079 gene encoding protein disulfide isomerase pTAC5, chloroplastic-like, whose protein sequence is MAAIFSSNLYTITYNSRCYNHHHNQRRFHISCANSSVFSLHNRRRRCACQASPKPSNYDFESEEQRWLREEKRWLREEQRWLREEDRWNNERQSLLRQISELSLQIQHLQSELDSIRTTRSNSGDFDADFEVTLSKIAAFLQDKKFNQISDSFISKSNSELDIASVDSSVGFSSASSVESEEEEEKPPLKKTISSLRVGAEGDEVRVLQEALMNLGFYCGEEDMEFSSISSGTERAVKTWQATIGVREDGIMTVELLEQLYSSDKKSSNASGSSGNVEIPKDGSNGAPIDVKEVQRTVLRREPADMDISQHRVFLLGENRWEEPSRLNKGNDKLGSGGKAQASAPKCIVCRGEGRLLCMECDGSGEPNIEEQFMDWVEEGAKCPYCEGLGYTVCDVCEGKGAAKVHNFLII